A genomic segment from Prochlorothrix hollandica PCC 9006 = CALU 1027 encodes:
- a CDS encoding FAD-dependent oxidoreductase, which produces MYDYDVVVVGATLAAHQAALRAGHWLARVAWVFPTDEASPALDTGGFPWPLPWGGQSWVQWRSQHLDRLRLADPLGADTLALTGIDVIAVDRRTETLEFHGNSPLGLRVGQRLLRSRRYLLALGSIPQIPALPGLETVSPFTAQGLLQDPPPDLPQSWIMVGSSPQTLAWAACLQGWGCQVTLTVATTHLLPQEDPDISAHYQHHWEAQGIRVITGNPALRVESHPQGVRVVGQQQSPIAQALWLDGSAVASATGASATVASATVASATVASATVVSPDIYGQGDRTPDRLQPWIQRGSHSPIPVNGYLQTPHPQIYACGARLGGYDLPLLAVQEGAIALDHALNQSHRPMDYAHLPYTLPLPLPLVRVGLTEPQSQRYRSLGPMTSLMAHCQDPLTGLPQMAKVILNRRGKIVGFHGCGRDLVPLLALMTGAIAQGTPLPALLTQAADPWSFAVLTDWQQQWQHLQFQRHPRQEMALRWFFNWKRTGHV; this is translated from the coding sequence ATGTATGACTATGACGTGGTGGTGGTGGGGGCAACCCTAGCGGCCCACCAGGCAGCACTGCGGGCTGGGCACTGGCTGGCCAGGGTTGCCTGGGTCTTCCCCACCGATGAGGCATCCCCGGCACTGGATACCGGGGGGTTCCCTTGGCCTTTGCCCTGGGGGGGACAATCCTGGGTGCAGTGGCGATCGCAGCACCTGGACCGGCTCCGGCTGGCTGACCCCCTGGGGGCAGACACCTTGGCCTTGACGGGCATTGATGTCATCGCTGTCGATCGCCGGACAGAGACCCTGGAATTTCACGGCAATTCCCCCTTAGGGTTGAGGGTGGGACAACGGCTGCTGCGATCGCGGCGCTATCTCTTGGCCCTGGGTTCAATCCCCCAGATTCCAGCCCTCCCTGGCTTGGAGACCGTTTCCCCCTTTACAGCCCAGGGGCTGCTCCAGGATCCCCCCCCTGACTTGCCCCAGTCTTGGATTATGGTGGGATCTTCTCCCCAAACGTTGGCCTGGGCTGCCTGCCTTCAGGGCTGGGGTTGTCAGGTGACTCTGACGGTGGCCACGACCCATCTTCTCCCCCAGGAAGATCCCGACATTAGTGCCCATTACCAACACCACTGGGAGGCCCAAGGGATCAGGGTCATAACAGGCAACCCAGCCCTACGGGTGGAGAGCCATCCCCAGGGGGTGAGGGTGGTGGGGCAACAGCAATCCCCCATTGCCCAAGCGCTGTGGCTAGATGGGTCTGCCGTGGCGAGTGCTACTGGGGCGAGTGCTACCGTGGCGAGTGCTACCGTGGCGAGTGCTACCGTGGCCAGTGCTACCGTGGTGAGTCCCGATATCTATGGTCAGGGCGATCGAACCCCCGATCGCCTCCAGCCTTGGATCCAACGGGGGAGTCACAGCCCCATTCCCGTCAACGGCTATTTACAAACGCCCCACCCCCAGATTTACGCCTGTGGTGCCCGGTTGGGGGGCTATGATTTGCCCCTGTTGGCGGTGCAGGAAGGGGCGATCGCCCTCGATCATGCCCTGAACCAAAGCCATCGCCCCATGGATTATGCCCATCTTCCCTATACCTTGCCCCTGCCCCTGCCCCTGGTGCGGGTGGGCCTGACGGAACCCCAAAGCCAGCGCTACAGATCCCTGGGACCCATGACCAGCCTCATGGCCCACTGCCAGGATCCCCTAACGGGCCTGCCCCAGATGGCCAAGGTGATTCTTAACCGGCGGGGCAAAATTGTGGGATTTCACGGCTGTGGTCGTGATCTAGTGCCCTTATTGGCCCTGATGACGGGGGCGATCGCCCAGGGAACCCCCCTCCCCGCCTTGCTCACCCAGGCCGCAGATCCCTGGAGTTTTGCGG
- a CDS encoding ribonuclease catalytic domain-containing protein, with amino-acid sequence MDKGTLIEFRQGADRRLAVLDRPEGKKHWIAIDERGQSHTLHPRQIAYEVQGQSYRPEQIAKFRAALEPYLDESALEVAWEFLVEEGTPTTPLDLALLLFSAQEPEHCYAAHYLLSEDKLYFKQRKDSYEPRSLAQVTELRHQQEVETQRQVQWQVFTQRVAQAMAWTADPQPGTDRPAWDDDDRPWLDSLENLATFGAEAKHRAPASELLTSLQRSDTPEAALQLLIDLGLWDVHENLFLRRSQISIHFAQKVLDVTHSLLQNPPVDPDGDRRDLSHLKTYTIDDESTQEIDDGLSVEVLDSGQERLWIHIADPTRWVSPEDALDLEARRRSTTLYLPTGMVPMFPKDLATGPMSLIQGKRCGALSFGVILTDSGAVEDYCIVPSTVQPTYRLTYEDVDEMLELGIQAEAELGTLHKWAVRRQQWRESQGSITIRMPEASIKVSDAEEITIDVLEESASRQLVAEMMILAGEVAGHYGQTHDLALPFRHQPQPELPPDDELALLPPGPVRDCAIRRCMPRSEVSLTPARHASLGLATYTQVTSPIRRYSDFLAHFQIKAHLRGDSLPFTPEKMQELLVSASSTSYEATLVERQTNRYWGLEYLRRQGNQVWPALVLRWLREHENLALILLEDLGLELATRFDRTVRLGDQIHLRVSHVDPRRDVIQFQQVVLDAAMQSVT; translated from the coding sequence GTGGATAAGGGAACCCTGATTGAGTTTCGCCAGGGAGCCGATCGACGGCTTGCGGTCTTGGATCGTCCTGAGGGTAAAAAACATTGGATTGCGATCGATGAGCGGGGACAGTCTCACACCTTACACCCCCGTCAAATTGCCTATGAAGTACAGGGCCAGAGCTATCGCCCGGAGCAGATTGCTAAGTTTCGGGCAGCCCTGGAACCCTATTTAGATGAGTCTGCCTTGGAAGTGGCCTGGGAATTTCTGGTGGAAGAGGGGACACCGACAACGCCTTTAGACTTAGCGTTGCTGTTGTTCTCCGCCCAGGAACCGGAGCATTGTTATGCAGCCCACTATTTACTATCGGAAGATAAGCTCTACTTTAAGCAACGCAAAGATAGCTACGAACCCCGATCCCTGGCCCAGGTGACCGAACTCAGGCATCAACAGGAGGTGGAAACCCAGCGCCAGGTGCAGTGGCAGGTCTTTACCCAACGGGTCGCCCAAGCCATGGCTTGGACAGCGGATCCCCAGCCGGGAACCGATCGCCCCGCCTGGGATGACGACGATCGTCCTTGGTTGGACTCCTTAGAGAACTTGGCCACCTTTGGCGCGGAGGCTAAGCACCGGGCACCGGCTAGCGAATTGCTGACATCCTTGCAGCGATCGGATACCCCAGAAGCGGCCTTGCAACTGTTGATCGATCTGGGACTCTGGGATGTTCATGAGAACTTATTTCTGCGCCGCAGTCAAATTTCCATCCACTTTGCCCAAAAGGTGCTCGATGTGACCCACTCCTTGTTGCAGAATCCCCCCGTTGATCCCGATGGCGATCGGCGGGACCTCAGCCACCTCAAGACCTACACCATTGACGATGAGAGCACCCAGGAAATTGACGATGGTTTAAGCGTGGAGGTCTTAGACTCCGGTCAAGAACGTTTGTGGATCCACATTGCTGACCCCACCCGTTGGGTTTCCCCTGAAGATGCCTTAGATCTGGAGGCTCGCCGTCGCAGCACGACCCTCTATTTGCCCACCGGCATGGTGCCCATGTTCCCTAAGGATCTGGCCACCGGACCCATGAGCTTGATTCAGGGTAAACGCTGTGGTGCCCTCAGCTTTGGGGTCATTCTGACCGACAGCGGTGCCGTCGAGGACTATTGCATTGTCCCCAGTACAGTTCAGCCCACCTATCGCCTTACCTATGAGGATGTGGATGAAATGCTGGAGTTGGGGATTCAAGCCGAGGCCGAGCTAGGCACCTTGCATAAATGGGCCGTCCGTCGCCAACAATGGCGAGAGTCCCAGGGATCGATCACCATTCGGATGCCGGAAGCCTCCATTAAGGTGTCCGATGCCGAGGAAATCACCATCGATGTGCTGGAGGAGTCGGCTTCCCGGCAGTTGGTGGCAGAAATGATGATTTTGGCCGGAGAAGTGGCGGGGCACTATGGCCAAACCCATGACTTGGCCTTGCCCTTCCGCCATCAGCCCCAGCCGGAACTGCCCCCGGATGACGAGTTGGCTTTACTGCCCCCCGGTCCGGTGCGGGACTGTGCCATTCGTCGCTGTATGCCCCGCAGTGAGGTGAGCCTCACCCCCGCCCGCCATGCCAGTTTGGGGCTGGCCACCTACACCCAGGTGACTTCCCCCATCCGTCGCTATAGTGATTTTCTGGCCCATTTCCAAATTAAGGCTCACCTGCGGGGTGACAGTCTGCCCTTTACCCCGGAAAAAATGCAGGAATTGCTGGTCAGTGCCAGCAGCACCTCCTATGAGGCCACCCTGGTGGAGCGCCAAACCAACCGCTATTGGGGGCTGGAATATCTCCGTCGTCAGGGCAATCAGGTGTGGCCTGCCTTGGTGCTGCGGTGGCTGCGGGAGCATGAAAACCTGGCGCTGATTCTGTTGGAGGATTTGGGCTTAGAGTTGGCGACTCGCTTTGACCGCACGGTGCGCCTGGGGGATCAAATTCATCTGCGGGTGAGCCATGTCGATCCCCGCCGGGATGTGATTCAGTTCCAGCAGGTGGTTCTGGATGCAGCCATGCAATCGGTCACTTAA
- the pgeF gene encoding peptidoglycan editing factor PgeF, with protein sequence MQTWYWEEWNRLPYLRCSILDAWTHGFFTHQWWPRSPTDMVEVLDSTAAVYRLQQVHGNQVLRTLDTHAIQGALGAQMMEHRGPLDRGDGLVTTGPQEAVWVATADCTPVLIGDAKTGRTAAVHAGWRGTAARIVPLAIQQFQNQGSQLSHLRIALGPAIGGEVYQVERTVAVAVGRSLVGSDLSDGEVLAQLQDLSDSPLLSDPDPDRVRLDVRRVNCLQLAALGIDPAQISVAPHCTYQEPQHFFSYRRTGEKKVQWSGIVS encoded by the coding sequence ATGCAAACTTGGTATTGGGAAGAGTGGAATCGGTTGCCCTACCTGCGGTGTAGCATTTTGGATGCTTGGACCCATGGTTTTTTTACCCACCAATGGTGGCCCCGTAGTCCCACAGATATGGTGGAAGTCTTGGATTCCACCGCAGCGGTCTATCGTCTCCAGCAGGTTCATGGCAACCAGGTGTTGCGTACCCTAGATACCCACGCCATCCAGGGTGCATTGGGGGCACAGATGATGGAACATCGGGGACCATTGGATCGGGGGGACGGTTTGGTGACGACGGGACCCCAGGAAGCGGTGTGGGTGGCCACGGCAGACTGTACCCCGGTGTTAATTGGGGATGCTAAAACAGGGCGAACCGCTGCCGTTCATGCCGGGTGGCGCGGTACGGCGGCTCGCATTGTGCCCCTGGCCATCCAGCAGTTTCAGAACCAGGGTAGCCAATTGTCCCATCTCCGTATTGCCCTGGGTCCGGCCATTGGGGGTGAGGTCTACCAGGTGGAACGGACGGTGGCGGTGGCGGTGGGCCGTTCTCTGGTGGGATCGGATCTCAGTGATGGCGAGGTGCTGGCTCAGTTACAGGATTTATCTGACTCTCCCCTGTTGAGCGATCCCGATCCCGATCGGGTGCGTTTAGATGTGCGTCGGGTCAACTGCTTACAATTGGCGGCGTTGGGGATTGATCCGGCCCAGATCTCCGTTGCTCCCCATTGCACCTATCAAGAGCCGCAGCATTTTTTCTCCTATCGCCGTACAGGGGAAAAGAAGGTGCAGTGGTCGGGCATTGTGAGCTAA
- the amt gene encoding ammonium transporter, whose amino-acid sequence MIDSFWLLISSGLIFMMQPGFMCLEAGLIRAKNSTNVAIKNFVDFGISVLLFWAIGYGLMFGTTHQGWIGTNNFLMPLEVNPERASFFIFQVMFCSTAITIISGAVAERLRFPAYLLITCVTSGLIYPIFGHWAWNGFATPLHTGWLRHLGFVDFSGSTVVHSIGGWVALAALLVLGPRQGRFPPHSPAQIIPASNLPLSVLGTFLIWVGWLGFNGGNTLMFDDRVAGILGHTVMAGATGMIVALVLGWWLRGAPDVPMLINGSLGGLVGVTASCHVITTAQSVIIGAVAAAIVVACDRFLESLRIDDAVGAVAVHTGAGIWGTLAVALFGNLELMGLDMSRWQHLQVQLLGIATAFLWGFVLPYLLFRTINTWFPFRVSAAQEESGLNSSEHNIREEIQDLFQVMERQAQAQDLSLRVPVEPFTEVGRIAQRYNQVMDALQEAILRTEAIVNTAADAILTFRESDLQILSANPSASQIFGRSIPDLCSLTLRDLIADNSRLPTSMIESIAVANTGQSCNIYQEFQGQQVDGQGVPLEGSMAKATLGDRSFLTGIFRDISERKQAETQMQSLMAQLQHTSLALQNKNQDLETAMHRLQRTQAQLVQQEKMASLEKMVGGIAHEFNNPVNYIFGNLVHLQQYAHDLLNLLQSYQNHFPNPGPAIQQQMETIDLDFVQDDLPKILHSIQQGAIRIRDIVQSLRIFSRLDEASLKRVDLHSGLDSTLLLLQGRLRGSGGFPSIEVRKTYEPVPLVECYAGSLGITPKTVKYDTI is encoded by the coding sequence ATGATCGATTCCTTTTGGTTACTGATCTCCTCTGGTCTGATCTTTATGATGCAGCCCGGCTTTATGTGTTTAGAAGCCGGGTTGATCCGTGCCAAAAATAGCACCAATGTCGCGATTAAAAATTTTGTAGATTTTGGGATCTCGGTGCTGCTGTTTTGGGCGATCGGCTACGGCTTGATGTTTGGCACCACCCACCAGGGCTGGATTGGCACCAATAATTTCTTAATGCCCTTAGAAGTAAACCCAGAGCGAGCCAGCTTTTTTATTTTCCAGGTCATGTTTTGCAGCACCGCCATTACGATCATTTCCGGGGCGGTGGCAGAGCGCTTGCGTTTTCCGGCTTATCTCCTCATTACCTGCGTCACCTCTGGTTTGATCTATCCCATCTTTGGCCATTGGGCCTGGAATGGTTTTGCCACGCCCTTACACACTGGCTGGTTACGGCACCTGGGTTTTGTGGACTTTTCCGGCTCCACCGTGGTTCATAGTATTGGCGGTTGGGTCGCCCTAGCTGCCCTGTTGGTGCTGGGACCGCGCCAAGGCCGTTTTCCCCCCCATAGCCCTGCCCAGATCATTCCTGCCTCGAACCTTCCCCTATCGGTGTTGGGGACGTTTTTAATTTGGGTAGGGTGGCTAGGGTTTAACGGGGGCAATACCTTGATGTTTGACGATCGCGTGGCGGGCATCCTGGGCCATACAGTCATGGCGGGGGCAACGGGAATGATCGTGGCCCTAGTCCTGGGGTGGTGGCTGCGGGGTGCCCCCGATGTACCCATGCTGATCAATGGTTCCCTGGGGGGACTGGTGGGTGTTACCGCCTCCTGTCATGTGATCACCACGGCCCAATCGGTCATTATTGGGGCCGTGGCGGCGGCGATCGTCGTGGCCTGCGATCGCTTTCTGGAATCCCTACGCATTGATGATGCCGTGGGAGCCGTCGCCGTCCATACCGGAGCTGGCATCTGGGGTACCTTAGCCGTGGCTCTATTTGGCAACTTAGAGCTGATGGGCCTGGATATGAGCCGTTGGCAACATCTCCAAGTGCAACTGCTGGGCATCGCCACAGCTTTCCTCTGGGGGTTTGTCTTGCCCTACCTCCTCTTTCGCACCATTAATACTTGGTTCCCCTTTCGCGTCTCCGCAGCCCAAGAGGAATCCGGTCTCAATAGTTCCGAGCACAATATCCGGGAAGAGATTCAGGACCTATTCCAGGTGATGGAACGGCAAGCCCAAGCCCAGGACTTGAGCCTGCGGGTGCCGGTGGAACCTTTTACGGAAGTGGGGCGCATTGCCCAACGCTATAACCAGGTTATGGATGCCTTACAAGAGGCAATTTTGCGCACAGAAGCCATTGTCAACACCGCTGCCGATGCCATCCTCACCTTCCGGGAGTCAGACTTACAAATCCTCAGCGCCAACCCCAGTGCCAGTCAGATTTTCGGGCGATCGATTCCAGACCTCTGTAGCCTCACCCTCCGGGATCTGATCGCCGATAACAGTCGCTTGCCAACGTCAATGATAGAGTCGATCGCGGTAGCAAATACGGGACAGAGCTGTAACATTTATCAAGAATTTCAAGGCCAGCAGGTGGATGGCCAGGGGGTTCCCCTAGAAGGCAGTATGGCCAAGGCGACCTTGGGCGATCGATCCTTTTTAACCGGCATTTTTCGGGACATTTCAGAGCGGAAACAGGCCGAAACTCAAATGCAGTCCCTCATGGCCCAGCTTCAGCACACATCCCTCGCCCTCCAAAACAAGAATCAAGATCTTGAAACCGCCATGCATCGCTTGCAGCGCACCCAAGCCCAACTGGTGCAACAGGAAAAAATGGCTAGTCTCGAAAAAATGGTGGGGGGCATTGCCCACGAATTTAATAATCCTGTCAACTATATTTTTGGTAACTTAGTCCATTTACAGCAGTACGCCCACGATCTGCTCAACTTGCTGCAATCCTACCAAAACCACTTTCCCAACCCCGGCCCAGCCATTCAACAACAGATGGAGACCATCGATCTAGACTTCGTGCAAGACGACTTGCCCAAAATTCTCCATTCCATTCAACAGGGGGCGATCCGCATCCGAGATATCGTACAATCCCTGAGAATCTTTTCCCGATTGGATGAGGCTAGTCTCAAGCGAGTAGACCTCCACAGTGGCTTAGACAGTACCCTACTCCTGCTCCAGGGTCGGTTGCGGGGCAGTGGCGGATTCCCCAGCATTGAAGTCCGCAAAACCTATGAACCCGTACCTCTGGTGGAATGTTATGCCGGCTCTCTGGGGATCACGCCGAAGACTGTTAAATATGATACCATTTGA
- a CDS encoding sensor histidine kinase, producing MNEGLLLESCLYKAFTDHYPSLSASFPESRYAKELNQVCLHILSNAIDALYEAMVINQAKGIDFHPAIDIKILAISDQERVSIQIHNNGPEIPQNIQSKLFDPFFTTKPVGQGVGLGLAESYKIIVDQHGGDLWCQSSPHGTTFSLSIPITQAAYLKS from the coding sequence TTGAATGAAGGGTTGTTATTGGAATCCTGTCTGTACAAAGCTTTTACGGATCATTACCCAAGCTTATCAGCCTCATTCCCAGAGAGCCGTTATGCCAAAGAACTGAACCAGGTTTGTTTGCATATTTTGAGCAATGCCATTGATGCCCTCTATGAGGCTATGGTTATCAACCAGGCCAAAGGCATCGATTTTCATCCCGCCATTGACATCAAAATTCTAGCGATATCTGATCAGGAGCGAGTGTCTATTCAAATCCATAATAATGGCCCAGAAATTCCCCAAAATATTCAATCTAAACTCTTTGATCCGTTCTTCACCACTAAACCGGTGGGACAAGGTGTGGGATTGGGTCTAGCGGAAAGTTATAAAATCATTGTTGATCAACATGGGGGTGATCTATGGTGCCAATCATCTCCCCATGGCACCACCTTTAGCCTCTCCATTCCCATCACCCAAGCTGCCTATCTAAAGTCATGA
- a CDS encoding alpha/beta fold hydrolase — MTALPPSSPMMPQMRDWYWRGWQVSYCTLSPDRPPESGSPLYPPLICLHGFGASSYHWRQNLPVWGQYTTVYALDLLGFGASQKAAAPYSPVFWGEMVQDFWRTFVGEPVVLVGNSLGSVVAMTVAVQAPAMVRGLVWVNLPDNSVLLPDLPVMVTKLMRGLQRWGRPLGQAMQLALTGPWLINPLLALVRSPRILYPALASAYGETAVVDEGLQQMVSAPARDRHAAQALRFISRGMAQVPPPYRAKQVLPQLQVPLLLLWGQADRLVPPLLAARCGALNPRLQLIMVDGAGHCLQDECPDRVNTWVLDWLQTVVMGSSWVST; from the coding sequence ATGACTGCATTACCCCCCTCTTCCCCGATGATGCCCCAGATGCGGGACTGGTATTGGCGGGGATGGCAGGTGTCCTACTGCACCCTCAGTCCCGATCGCCCCCCGGAATCGGGGTCCCCGCTTTACCCTCCCTTGATCTGTCTCCATGGGTTTGGGGCGAGTTCCTATCATTGGCGACAGAACCTCCCGGTCTGGGGTCAATACACCACGGTTTATGCCTTGGACTTGTTGGGGTTTGGGGCATCCCAAAAGGCTGCGGCCCCCTATAGCCCAGTGTTCTGGGGAGAGATGGTGCAAGACTTTTGGCGTACCTTTGTGGGGGAGCCGGTGGTGCTGGTGGGCAATTCCCTGGGTTCGGTGGTGGCGATGACGGTGGCGGTTCAGGCTCCGGCCATGGTCAGGGGATTAGTTTGGGTGAATTTGCCCGATAACTCGGTGCTGTTGCCGGATTTACCAGTAATGGTCACCAAACTGATGCGGGGTTTGCAGCGTTGGGGGCGACCCTTGGGTCAGGCTATGCAACTGGCGCTCACCGGGCCATGGTTGATTAACCCACTGTTGGCGTTGGTGCGATCGCCCCGTATTCTTTACCCTGCCTTGGCCAGTGCCTATGGGGAGACGGCGGTGGTGGATGAGGGGTTGCAGCAGATGGTGTCGGCACCGGCCCGCGATCGCCATGCTGCCCAAGCGTTACGGTTTATCAGCCGTGGGATGGCCCAGGTTCCCCCGCCCTATCGCGCCAAGCAGGTGTTGCCCCAGTTACAGGTGCCCCTCTTGTTGCTGTGGGGTCAGGCTGATCGTCTGGTGCCTCCCCTATTAGCGGCCCGTTGTGGAGCTTTAAACCCCCGCCTGCAATTGATCATGGTGGACGGGGCAGGCCATTGTTTACAAGATGAGTGTCCCGATCGGGTCAACACTTGGGTTTTAGACTGGCTCCAGACGGTGGTTATGGGTTCATCTTGGGTATCAACTTAA
- a CDS encoding pentapeptide repeat-containing protein: MNTPESVDPITLLHQDVNLWNQWREQNLDTKISLRGLDLHGLHLIRANFNGLNLTGVDLSDADLSGASLIGTNLRRADLSGAKLIGCSLVGAKLIGADLSHANLVASKLISAQLVGADLSDANLSNANLRKADLLGAELRDTQCHQADFTEADLTRACLGNADLQEAIFKHTNLTRASFNGAKLKGVDLRHSLLTDAALGHAYLVGAIMNQTVLQTTHLNPDLLRGVVIQDT, from the coding sequence ATGAACACACCTGAGTCTGTTGATCCCATCACCCTCCTACACCAAGACGTAAACCTCTGGAACCAGTGGCGTGAGCAAAACCTAGACACCAAAATTAGTCTGCGGGGTTTGGATTTACATGGTCTACACCTGATTCGCGCCAACTTCAATGGCTTAAATTTGACCGGGGTAGACCTCAGTGATGCCGATCTCAGTGGAGCCAGCCTCATTGGAACCAACCTACGGCGAGCCGATCTCTCAGGGGCCAAACTCATTGGCTGTAGTTTAGTGGGGGCAAAGCTAATCGGTGCCGACCTGAGCCATGCCAACTTAGTGGCATCCAAGCTCATCAGCGCCCAACTGGTGGGGGCAGACTTGAGTGATGCTAACCTTAGTAACGCTAATTTACGCAAAGCGGATCTATTGGGGGCAGAACTGCGGGATACCCAGTGCCACCAGGCGGACTTTACGGAAGCAGACTTAACCCGTGCCTGCTTAGGAAATGCCGATCTCCAGGAGGCTATTTTTAAGCATACTAATTTGACGCGGGCCAGTTTTAATGGGGCCAAACTGAAGGGGGTGGATCTGCGGCACTCCCTGTTAACGGATGCAGCCCTGGGCCATGCCTACTTAGTGGGGGCCATTATGAATCAAACCGTTCTCCAGACAACCCACCTCAATCCCGACTTACTCAGGGGTGTGGTCATTCAAGACACCTAG